The window CATCCCAGTTCACAACATTCCAGAAAGCTGAAATGTAATCAGGACGACGGTTTTGGTAGTTTAGGTAGTAAGCATGCTCCCAAACGTCAAGTCCTAGAATTGGTGTTTTTCCTTCAGTTAAAGGAGAATCTTGGTTTGGCGTGCTTGTGATTTCAAGTTTGCCATTGTTCACAACAAGCCATGCCCAACCAGAACCAAAGCGTCCTGCAGCTGCTGCAGCGAAATCAGATTTGAATTTTTCAAATCCGCCTAATTCTTTTTCGATTGCATCTGCAAGTTCACCAGTCGGTGCGCCGCCACCGTTTGGTGAAAGAAGCGTCCAGAATAATGAGTGGTTAGCATGTCCTCCGCCATTGTTACGTACAGCTGTACGAATGTTTTCAGGCACAGAGTTTAGGTTAGCCACTAGCTCTTCGATTGATTGATCTTCAAGAGCTGATACACCTTCGATTGCTTTGTTTAAGTTTGTTACGTATGTGTTGTGGTGTTTTGTGTGGTGAATCGTCATTGTTTCCTTGTCGATATGTGGTTCTAATGCATCGTAAGCATATGGTAATTCTGGAAGTTTAAAAGCCATGGTTAAATTCCTCCTTAGAAATGTATGTACTGAAATGCTTCCTTAGGTCGTAAGCAAGCAATTCAACCTACTCAAAGAGTATCAAAAGAATGGGCTTGTTTCAATGTTATTGCTCATGATCTGAAACATTTCAGTGTTTATTTTGTATTTAGCCCTTTAGAAAAAGTTTTAAACTCCCTTTTTCTATTTAGCGAAGGACATAAAATAAAAAGATGCCCAGCATCAGCGCTTGAATCAATCCTTTGGCAAATACACCTGATATAAACCCGATTAATGAGCCTAATCCCACTTTCACACTCGTCTTCACATCTTTTTGATGAACAAGGAGCTCTGCAATGACACTTCCGATAAATGGACCAATGATAATTCCTGCAATGGGAATCACAAAAGGACCGGTTAATAACCCAATGGTGCTTCCCCAAATAGCTGCACGACTGCCGCCAAAACGCTTGACCCCAATGAGGTTTGAGACATAATCTGCCGCAAATAATACCGCGGTAAACACGGCTTGAATGAGCCAGAACGTCAGTGTAAGCGGCTCGAAGCTGAAAAAGAAACCATATAGAATAAATCCGAGAACCATAAAGACCACGCTAGGGATAATTGGATAAACAAGTCCAACAAACGCAATGATAAATGCACAGATAACCAGAATCCAATACAGCACGTCCAAGTTACTGCCGCCTCCTTTTTATATGCTGTATACATTATGCCTCATTCCATCTATCTTAACCAGCGATGAAGGCCATACTTGTACTTGATAGATAGACATTGATACAATATGAGAAATAGAAAAGAATGTAGGAAGTGAATTGATTGAACGTATTTAAACTATTGTTAAAAGGCATTTATTCACCAAAAGATATTGCTAAAGCACGGTTTACAGGGATTGGCAAAGCGATTTTATTCATTTTTATCCTTTCGATCATCGCAGCAGTTCCTCAGGGTTATCATATGAGTCAAGAGATCTCGAATGCGATGTCAGGATTTCAGCATGTGATCAAAAAAGATTTACCTGATTTCTCAATCGAAAAAGGAAAGCTTCAAGCGGATCAAAGTGCACCGATAGAAAAAGAAGAAAACGGCATTACGATCATCTTTGATCCTGCTGAAAAAATAAAAGCAAGTGAGCTTGAATCAAAGCAAACGGCCATCGCATTATTAAAAGAAAAAGCAGTGATCGCCATTGATGGCCAAATGACAGATATCCCATACCAGCTGCTTGGCGGAACGCTGACAAAAGACGAACTCGCCCGCGTCACAAATCAGAATCAAGCGATTATTATCCCAGTTATCTGGGTGCTGCTGTATCTATCAACTGCGGCTCTCATGTTCATTAGCGCAACATTCCTTGCGATGCTTGGTACATTTATTAAACGCATGCAGCAAAAAGAGCTGTCTTTCCAAATGCTATGGAAGCTCTCCGCTTATTCACTCACATTAACAACGGTCTTTTTCGCTATCATGAGTGCATTAAACACGCCTGTTGCGAACTCATTTTTATTAAATTGGATCATTAACTTTATCTTCTTATATCTCGTCGTAAAGGAAATACCCGCTAAACATAAACCACTTGTCAAAAGTTAATGAGTAAATGAAAGCTCCCCCAACTTGGAGGAGCTTTTTATGTATGTTCATGCTCTATGATTCATCTGGATGAATGATCGCAAACAAATAATGATCTTCCCACACACCATTAATCTTTACTTTTTTACGATTCAATCCCTCATTTTCAAAACCTGTCTTTTCAAGTACACGAATAGAACCTATATTACTCGGCTTTACTCCAGCTCCAATACGATGAAGGTGCAGTTCATCAAAGGCATAATCAATGATTAAACGAATGGCTTCTGTCATATACCCTTTACCGCCATGCTTTTCATCAAGTACATACCCTAGCCAAGCTCCTTCTACCGGGCCTCTAACGACAGAACTTAATGAGATTGTCCCAATTAAGTCATCTGTTTCATTTAAGAAAATACCGTGCATGTAGGCTTCATCCTTTGAGCACCTTTCCACACTGCGCTGAATTCGTTCAATTTGACGAGATAACGTGAAAAAATCGTCTTTAACCAAAGGTGTAAATTGCTGAAAATAGGAGCGATTCTCAAGCTCAAGTGTAAGTAGTGGCTGTGCATCTTCTTCTGTTAGCGCTCTCACATATATCTGCTGACTGATTTTCTTCATAAACTTTCCCCCTGTTTTTATTTTATCATAATGGTGATAGAAGCTTGAAAAAGCATCGCCGAGCGTAAATTCAATACAAGACTCACTAGAACGAACTAGAACCTCCCTTTTCACCTTTTCTCCTCATGTTGGTTCTATCATTTCAGGACATGCATAGACTGAAGTAAACTCTTAAAAGCGGTGAGTGAAATGCGGCGTATTATTTTTTTGCTAATCAGTTTGTTTGTCCTTTTTATTATCTTTTTTGATTTAAAAAATGGCACCATCCCTGTTGAAGAAGGTCCAGCTGTCCCTGCAAATGCCTTTCAAACACCTGAGAAAAAAGCATATAAGAAGGTCACGGTGAAACAAGGTGAAACCGTCGTCTCTATCGTCCATACAAGCAAGCCACTTGATGAAGTCATTGAGGATTTTGAAGAGCTGAATCAAGGCGTCAAAGCAAACGAAATTCGGGCAGGCAGCACATATAAGTTTCCGGTATATAAGAGATAAAACGTTAATTCCTTGTCATTCATACAAAGAGACTGTTACAATATGAACTGTAAAACAAGACGTACATGGCAAATGATTGCTTGTACACTAAGGAGCGATTGACAAGTGAGTGAAGTCACACATCGTACTAAAACGCGTCCCGTCAAAGTGGGACCTTTAACTATAGGTGGAAATAATGAGGTTGTCATTCAAAGTATGGCAACAACCAAAACACATGATGTCGAAGCGACAGTAGCTGAAATTAAGCGTCTTGAAGAAGCAGGCTGTCAAATCGTGCGTGTCGCATGCCCAGACGAGCGTGCAGCAAATGCGATTGCAGACATAAAAAAACAAATCAACATCCCGCTTGTTGTCGATATTCATTTTGACTACAAGCTTGCACTGAAGGCCATTGAAGCAGGTGCAGACAAAATTCGAATCAACCCAGGAAACATCGGAAGACGAGAAAAAGTCGAAGCGGTTGTAAAAGCAGCAAAAGAAAAAGGCATTCCAATCCGTATTGGGGTAAACGCTGGTTCATTAGAGAAAAAAATTCTTGATAAA is drawn from Bacillus pumilus and contains these coding sequences:
- the sodA gene encoding superoxide dismutase SodA, whose product is MAFKLPELPYAYDALEPHIDKETMTIHHTKHHNTYVTNLNKAIEGVSALEDQSIEELVANLNSVPENIRTAVRNNGGGHANHSLFWTLLSPNGGGAPTGELADAIEKELGGFEKFKSDFAAAAAGRFGSGWAWLVVNNGKLEITSTPNQDSPLTEGKTPILGLDVWEHAYYLNYQNRRPDYISAFWNVVNWDEVARLYSEAK
- a CDS encoding DUF456 domain-containing protein, which codes for MDVLYWILVICAFIIAFVGLVYPIIPSVVFMVLGFILYGFFFSFEPLTLTFWLIQAVFTAVLFAADYVSNLIGVKRFGGSRAAIWGSTIGLLTGPFVIPIAGIIIGPFIGSVIAELLVHQKDVKTSVKVGLGSLIGFISGVFAKGLIQALMLGIFLFYVLR
- a CDS encoding DUF1189 domain-containing protein; translation: MNVFKLLLKGIYSPKDIAKARFTGIGKAILFIFILSIIAAVPQGYHMSQEISNAMSGFQHVIKKDLPDFSIEKGKLQADQSAPIEKEENGITIIFDPAEKIKASELESKQTAIALLKEKAVIAIDGQMTDIPYQLLGGTLTKDELARVTNQNQAIIIPVIWVLLYLSTAALMFISATFLAMLGTFIKRMQQKELSFQMLWKLSAYSLTLTTVFFAIMSALNTPVANSFLLNWIINFIFLYLVVKEIPAKHKPLVKS
- a CDS encoding GNAT family protein, translating into MKKISQQIYVRALTEEDAQPLLTLELENRSYFQQFTPLVKDDFFTLSRQIERIQRSVERCSKDEAYMHGIFLNETDDLIGTISLSSVVRGPVEGAWLGYVLDEKHGGKGYMTEAIRLIIDYAFDELHLHRIGAGVKPSNIGSIRVLEKTGFENEGLNRKKVKINGVWEDHYLFAIIHPDES